Proteins found in one Tsukamurella paurometabola DSM 20162 genomic segment:
- a CDS encoding Mov34/MPN/PAD-1 family protein produces the protein MTEQNGLTIRRDLVAKMIEHARRDHPDEACGVIAGPEGSDRPERFIEMLNAERSPTFYRFDSGEQLAVWREMEARDEEPVVIYHSHTATEAYPSRTDVSFASEPNAHYVLISTRDPEAAEVRSYRIASGSVTEETVHILEA, from the coding sequence GTGACCGAGCAGAACGGCCTGACGATCCGTCGCGACCTCGTGGCGAAGATGATCGAGCATGCCCGCCGCGACCACCCCGACGAGGCCTGCGGGGTGATCGCCGGCCCCGAGGGCTCCGATCGTCCCGAGCGCTTCATCGAGATGCTCAATGCCGAACGCTCGCCCACCTTCTACCGCTTCGACTCCGGCGAACAGCTTGCGGTCTGGCGTGAGATGGAAGCCCGCGATGAGGAACCGGTGGTGATCTACCACTCGCACACCGCCACCGAGGCCTATCCGTCGCGCACCGACGTGAGTTTCGCGTCCGAGCCGAACGCGCACTACGTGCTGATCTCGACCCGCGATCCCGAGGCCGCCGAGGTGCGTAGTTACCGGATCGCGAGCGGCTCCGTCACCGAAGAAACCGTCCACATCCTGGAGGCCTGA
- a CDS encoding MoaD/ThiS family protein, with product MSVTVSIPTILRPHTGGEKRVPADGGTLGAVIDDLESRHPGLKDRLVDDGKLHRFVNVYVDDEDVRFTGGLDTPVADGGTVTVLPAVAGG from the coding sequence ATGTCCGTCACCGTATCCATCCCCACCATCCTGCGGCCGCACACCGGCGGTGAGAAGCGAGTCCCCGCCGACGGCGGCACGCTGGGCGCCGTCATCGACGATCTCGAGTCGCGGCACCCCGGACTCAAGGACCGCCTGGTCGACGACGGAAAGCTGCACCGGTTCGTCAACGTCTACGTCGACGACGAGGATGTGCGGTTCACCGGCGGCCTCGACACCCCTGTCGCCGACGGCGGCACCGTCACGGTGTTGCCCGCGGTGGCGGGCGGATAG
- a CDS encoding PLP-dependent cysteine synthase family protein, with product MARFDSLLDSLGGTPLVGLPRLSPRWDDGAGPEGEAVPHVRLWAKLEDRNPTGSIKDRPALRMIEEAEADGRLRPGDTILEPTSGNTGISLAMAAKLKGYRLVCVMPENTSAERRQLLMMYGADIIGSPAEGGSNRAVADAKALAAEHPDWVMLYQYGNPANARAHYEGTGPELLADLPEITHFVAGLGTTGTLMGTGRYLREHVPGVQIVAAEPRYGELVYGLRNLDEGFVPELYDESVLTRRFSVGAYDAVRRMRQLIDHEGIFAGVSTGGVLHAALGIANKALTSKDRADIAFVVADAGWKYLSTGAYDGSVEDAEEALEGQLWA from the coding sequence GTGGCCAGGTTCGACTCGCTGCTGGATTCGCTCGGCGGCACGCCCTTGGTCGGGCTGCCCCGCCTGTCGCCGCGCTGGGACGACGGCGCGGGCCCGGAGGGTGAGGCGGTGCCGCACGTGCGACTGTGGGCCAAGCTCGAGGACCGCAATCCCACCGGCTCGATCAAGGACCGCCCGGCGCTGCGGATGATCGAGGAGGCCGAGGCCGACGGGCGGCTGCGACCGGGGGACACCATCCTCGAACCCACCTCGGGCAACACCGGCATCAGCTTGGCCATGGCCGCGAAGCTCAAGGGGTACCGGTTGGTGTGCGTGATGCCGGAGAACACGTCGGCCGAGCGTCGCCAGCTGCTGATGATGTACGGCGCCGACATCATCGGCTCACCCGCCGAGGGCGGCTCCAACCGCGCCGTCGCCGATGCGAAGGCACTCGCCGCGGAGCACCCCGACTGGGTGATGCTCTACCAGTACGGCAACCCCGCCAACGCCCGCGCGCACTACGAGGGCACCGGCCCGGAACTGCTCGCCGATCTGCCGGAGATCACCCACTTCGTCGCGGGCCTGGGCACCACCGGCACCCTCATGGGCACCGGGCGATACCTGCGCGAGCACGTGCCCGGCGTGCAGATCGTGGCCGCTGAGCCGAGGTACGGCGAACTGGTCTACGGGCTGCGCAACCTGGACGAGGGATTCGTCCCCGAGCTCTACGACGAGTCGGTTCTCACCCGTCGGTTCTCGGTGGGGGCCTACGACGCGGTGCGCCGCATGCGCCAGCTCATCGACCACGAGGGGATCTTCGCCGGAGTCTCCACCGGCGGTGTCCTGCACGCCGCTCTCGGGATCGCCAACAAGGCGCTGACCTCGAAAGACCGGGCGGATATCGCCTTCGTGGTGGCCGATGCCGGATGGAAGTATCTGTCGACCGGTGCATACGACGGTAGCGTGGAAGATGCCGAGGAGGCCCTGGAGGGCCAGCTCTGGGCGTAG
- a CDS encoding rhomboid family intramembrane serine protease, translating to MTLSTNDGTPARSGPGWLAGRRVGRAAAAIVAFVALLWVLEGVDTLLNNALDQWGIRPRQEEGLRGIAFAPLLHGGWEHLAANSVPALVLGFVGLVAGAARFVAATALIWLVSGVGVWLTGGTNTLVVGLSGVIFGWMTYLVARGLFSRKVIDVVVGLALLVVYGGMLWGVFPGDPGISWQAHLWGAVGGVLAAVWLGRRSRGAVRSGKSREVGSIAS from the coding sequence GTGACGCTGTCGACCAACGACGGGACGCCCGCGCGCTCCGGACCGGGGTGGCTCGCCGGACGCCGCGTGGGCCGCGCCGCGGCCGCGATCGTCGCCTTCGTGGCGCTGCTGTGGGTGCTCGAGGGCGTCGACACCCTGTTGAACAACGCGCTCGATCAGTGGGGCATCCGCCCGCGCCAGGAGGAGGGCCTGCGCGGCATCGCCTTCGCGCCCCTGCTGCACGGTGGCTGGGAGCACCTCGCGGCCAACTCCGTTCCCGCACTGGTGCTCGGCTTCGTCGGTCTGGTGGCAGGCGCCGCCCGGTTCGTCGCAGCCACCGCGCTGATCTGGCTGGTCTCGGGAGTCGGTGTATGGCTCACCGGTGGTACCAACACGCTCGTGGTCGGCCTGTCCGGGGTGATCTTCGGCTGGATGACCTACCTCGTGGCACGTGGCCTCTTCTCTCGCAAGGTCATCGACGTCGTGGTCGGACTCGCGCTGCTGGTGGTGTACGGCGGCATGCTGTGGGGCGTCTTCCCCGGCGATCCGGGGATCTCGTGGCAGGCGCACCTGTGGGGAGCGGTCGGCGGCGTCCTCGCGGCCGTCTGGCTGGGTCGCCGGTCCCGTGGGGCGGTGCGGTCCGGCAAATCCCGTGAGGTCGGCTCGATTGCCTCGTGA